Within Primulina tabacum isolate GXHZ01 chromosome 5, ASM2559414v2, whole genome shotgun sequence, the genomic segment TCTTCACATGGAACCAAAAAATGTCAAGAATTAGAGCTGCTCTCAAATGGTTCAAGCGAGCGTATTGTCGACCCATGGACGTCGACAAACACCTGTCTGCCTTCTCTGAGACGGTCTACGTTATTAGAAAAACCCGCAACTTGACTTTTGAAGGAATCGTGCCACATGTGGATTGAGTTTTTCTTCAAGATCAAAGTTTTTCCTCTTAGATTCTTGTATTTACACTTTCCAGCGTCTTCCTGCtgtgtgttttattttgttttatgtTTAAGTTTCCACTATGTCTTTACGGTACTTATATTCGTTGATCTGTCCGGATATGTCACTGTGTCACAAACTATTTTGTcgataatttttcatttcacgattaaaaaaaaaagagaagaagTAAAAATAGGGATGAAGAAAAGCTGAGCAATCATTATTGTGTGATATACAGATAAATAATCTTATCTTATTTTGTATGAGCAGGGAACCATTAATCTCGATAGACAATTATTCATGTGATCATGTAGTCATAAAAAAATCCGTTTTTTTCCTGATTTCCATATTTTGTTTCGATATTTtcatgataatttttttttcaagaagttacatgttgattttaaaatgacttatattggtttttttaaaaaaatctcaaCGTGTTTTTGGAAGAAATTTTACGTTAGATCGGATTCATTTCAcccagaataacatttattgtTCATTTGGTGTGTGATCTCACAAAATATCTGGACGTCACACCAAATGAATGACATGATCCAGCAAGTGAAACAATAGCTTATGGTCTATGCTTTACCGTAGTCAACGTTGCCATGGTGTGGAAGAAGTCAAATGAAGCATGGCTCTCATTTTCAAACTGactaaaatactaaaattgTCACGTCAATATAAGCATGTAATTTagcacaatatatatatattattataatgtgGCCGGCCTCTCAATTATTTaccttttttataaaaaaaaaattgtttcctTAGTATATATTTGATTTCTATGTGGATTTTTTTGACTCTACAGTTGTCAATGACCTTAGTAGGTCCATACAGTTCCACAATTTATTAAGTGCTGATATTATACCTAATCACTGGTCCAAAAATCGATGGTTTTGGTGatttatttcaattctaataaaTACTGGTACAGTTGAAATTCATTATTTTAACACAGATAGATTTTCATATTTTACGGTTCTAGTTTGGTGTTGCTTAAAGTTCAAATCTTTTTAAACCCAAATTTATCTCTTTAAATTTTAATGCTCGAGaactttttttaataaaactaattaAAACTTATACTTTTGTTTGGAGATGGTTCCAGTTTGGTTAGTGATTCAAAGAGAAATATATTTTGTAAATTTAGGCCATCAAATATTTTGTACAAAAGGAAAGATAACAGAAGGATTCAATTCACATCAGAACACATATGCACCAACAATCCACTGAAAACGAACCACGGGATATAAATTGAATCTTATGCTGAGTTTCACTAGTAAGAAACATCCACATATTGCGTCTCACGCCAGTTATCTACTCAAACCCACCCTCGATCGGTTCAAGAGTAATGTTTCCAGGCATAGTTATCTTCTCTGTTGTTTCTGAATGCACAGCAGCCGACAGAGTAAACAATGATAAGGAAGATGAGGAATATAATATTGACAACGGCCACCCTCTTCCAGTCACTCTTGATGTTATCCAACAGTCCAGCCTTGCATGCTTGACAGTTATAGCACAAAACATTTGGGTCGCTTTTCCATACAAGGCAATCTGGATTGTCATAGATTGAGGCCTGCGTTGAATTCCAGTTTGTGGGGCTAATGTACTGGAAATTGCAATCGTTCGATGGTTTACAGCAACCAGACTGATGAGAAAATATCAGCAATTCGGTTTAGAACATGAATACGAGGCAGAATATAGCAGTATAATGAAATGTATCTAAGTCAAGCCTAAAAGGCGCATTCCACTGCATTTAAAGAACAAATGGCAAGCCACAATGCAAGATGATCAATCAGAGCAGATAGGCAGGTCGTCGCCTCTAATGAAAGCTTCATGTGTAattttttcttgaatatataagttTTGCTCACACTAGATATACTAGGTTGGGCCAAGGATCTCTTGGCTTTGTGGAAAGAGCGAGGCCCCAGGATCCCTTTGGTCTTAGTTCAAATCTCACTTGTGTGGGTATTTAGATTAAATTTAGTTTAGATAGGACCTCTTCCCCCTTTAGatcaaatatatgtatatactaCTTTGGCCTTTTGTCGTTATTTCTAGTTTGCCAAAAAGTAGCACCAGTGACCAAGATAAATTTCCACAATTCATAAACGAACATTGCGTCGAAACCGAAAGAAGTTCTGAATTATTAAACCAAGAAACGAAAAATATTGCAGTTCAACATATGGCAAAAAAATCACAGCGTTATGCAAGAAAGTCTTTTATTAAACTGACGGAGCCAAAAAAAGGTTAAAAGGCATCCACCTTTCTTCTACCAAAAGAGTATATGATTGACCAAGAAAACataataattataaaacaaaaagTATTCTACTTTACAAAATTCCCACCAATAACTACCTACGAATGAATTAAAGCCAAGATTTCAAAACAAATGGTTGACCAGTGATCGTAAATCAATTGACAAATTCCTCCAATGTCCACAAATTGCTTATAGCTTAATATAGTGATTTATTCTTGCgaatttttccaatttttttccttcaaaaaacaCGTTAAAAATGGTTTTCAGCAGTTTAAATATATAATctgatcataaaaaaaattagaatttagATGCGAAATTCACCCATATAGCAAATACTCAGCAATTTATTTCACAATTTGACCTCAAATGTAAAAACAATCCCCATCCCATCAATGAAGAACATAATGAACACAAGAACATGGATATGAGTACACGCAAATAACAAAAAGCgagtaaggatttttcacacaTAGTAATCATACCTGGAGAGCAGATAGGTGTTGTTTGTAAAAATCTTCAACCGGGGTGGAACCATCTTCAAGCAACTTCTGGCAAATCTTACTCGCTTCCAAACAACTCCTGATTTTTCCCCAATTTCCATTAACCCTTTTCTGCAACCAATTCGAATAATCACCAAGCCTGTACTCCTTATACCCCTTGCCGGAAATCTTTTCACCGGCGCCCTTATTCGTCACCACAAAAGCGAAAATCGTGaagcaaaacaacaaaacaatcAGCAAGAACATGACGAACAGATACACCCACAGCAGCCACGAAACCCTGCAGCACGAACCCACAAGCCCAGCCAAAGAGACCAAAAGAATGAACACTCCCAAGGCGATAACCGGCTTGTCGAGAAACCTCTCGCACTCCGTGTTCGCTTGTTTCGAGAGCCATATACCTCCTCCGATTATAGGGATCGACAGCAAAAGCGTGATGAAGTTGAGAATACCCACCAAATTATTGCTCACGCGCACCATTTTAAAGCCAATTTGAGATTCAAAAAAAATGGGACTGCTGATTACCAGGTGGGATTTCGATCAATTCTTCGAGGATTACAAGGAATggggaaaaaggaaaaatttttaTTGGTGCAGGAATTGggattgattatgagtttgtAGAATGAAGATTGAAGAGTTTCACAGAAGTTTCAGACTTGTTTATAGAGCGGCAGTGTGACTTTGTGAGTTGGGGTGAGGTCAACGCTATATTGATTCAatatttctgttttttttttccttctttttccacgtcatataaatagatataatataatttttatgtaaaatttgtttttataatgaagttatatatatatatatatatatttatttatttatttatctaaatttatattttcaagaGCCATTCCGAAAAAAGtgttcaaaaataaattttggtgTGTCGTAGATATCGACATTTTAAGTATCAGTcaagttatttaaaaaaatattattcaagaTTGATAAGACCTAACTTTAGGTCaactatttatatatatatatatatatatatatatatataatttgttatTTTTCCCAACAATATTTCGAAAAAATAATCATGGGcaagaaaaattatttcttCAAAAATTAGGTCTTGAAGAAAATATTTGTTATCTCAAACTCGATATTTCGTCCTAAATTTAAAGTTTTAACATCAAAAGTTGATAAACAATGAAATCTTCACGtctgaaattcaatttaaacaTGTGATATTGTGAATACAAATAAGGATTTCTCATGgttgaaaatatttaatatttattataactTACCACATTTGAAAGAATTCAGAGTAAAATAACTCAATGGATTGCATTTATGATAAATTACAATAATTTGATTTTACTCATAAAATCAGAAATTCAATCCTATCTTAGGCATGCGGACATAAACAATAAGTTGGATGAATTGACAAAATGATATCCTAAAACAGatatatgtaaatatattttgtatatattaTCTTCTAATACTAATCATTTGGTGatattgaaatttttaaaattaatatattat encodes:
- the LOC142546215 gene encoding tetraspanin-8-like; amino-acid sequence: MVRVSNNLVGILNFITLLLSIPIIGGGIWLSKQANTECERFLDKPVIALGVFILLVSLAGLVGSCCRVSWLLWVYLFVMFLLIVLLFCFTIFAFVVTNKGAGEKISGKGYKEYRLGDYSNWLQKRVNGNWGKIRSCLEASKICQKLLEDGSTPVEDFYKQHLSALQSGCCKPSNDCNFQYISPTNWNSTQASIYDNPDCLVWKSDPNVLCYNCQACKAGLLDNIKSDWKRVAVVNIIFLIFLIIVYSVGCCAFRNNREDNYAWKHYS